The Papaver somniferum cultivar HN1 chromosome 3, ASM357369v1, whole genome shotgun sequence genome includes a region encoding these proteins:
- the LOC113359340 gene encoding uncharacterized protein LOC113359340 produces MIKVLFMGVISKTEVNLRRLLATAPQQKNQAKLIHYVATLREQLEQLAAERFCHCLIFISVKLKDWTRKTYLYVLAKVSDYSEKIEALAATIAEEPPVSSESSEAFDGGWVKEIPLKPEQGTHIPSPRLRRRSHYKVEDRSREIKESDSSAPIKLGAEAHAHIDKHRKLQEDLTDEMVGLAQRLKESSLMMSRSIEDTEKVLDSTERAVEHSLASTGNANARAMEIYSRTFNTTCFTWLLFFVMICVFIMVILLIRVT; encoded by the exons ATGATTAAGGTTTTGTTCATGGGAGTCATCAGTAAAACTGAAGTAAATTTAAGGAGGCTGCTTGCAACAGCTCCTCAGCAGAAGAATCAAGCAAAGCTCATACAT TATGTTGCTACTTTACGAGAACAATTGGAGCAATTGGCAGCAGAAAGGTTTTGTCATTGTTTGATTTTTATATCTGTAAAGTTAAAAGACTGGACAAGAAAGACATATCTCTACGTTTTG GCAAAGGTGAGTGACTATTCAGAGAAGATTGAAGCACTGGCAGCTACAATAGCTGAAGAACCA CCTGTTTCGTCAGAATCCTCGGAGGCTTTTGACGGGGGTTGGGTCAAGGAAATTCCATTAAAGCCAGAACAAGGAACTCACATACCTTCTCCAAGATTGCGAAGGAG GTCTCATTATAAAGTTGAAGATAGATCACGTGAgataaaagaaagtgattcatcAGCTCCGATCAAACTGGGTGCTGAAGCACATGCACATATTGACAAGCATAG AAAGCTTCAAGAAGATTTGACAGATGAAATGGTTGGATTAGCACAAAGACTTAAAGAGAGTAGCCTTATGATGAGCCGTTCCATTGAAGACACGGAAAAG GTACTTGATTCTACAGAAAGGGCAGTGGAGCACAGCTTGGCAAGCACTGGTAATGCAAATGCTCGGGCAATGGAAATTTATTCCCGGACTTTCAATACCACCTGCTTCACGTGGCTACTATTCTTTGTCATGATATGTGTTTTCATAATGGTCATACTTCTCATTCGTGTGACTTAG